The following coding sequences are from one Gossypium hirsutum isolate 1008001.06 chromosome A12, Gossypium_hirsutum_v2.1, whole genome shotgun sequence window:
- the LOC107934745 gene encoding cytochrome P450 78A5: MSLELGFLALRSPLLSFEAFLWAVLLVGTVAFWFSPGGIAWARFRSKASFAIPGPLGFPFLGLLTVFTGSTPHRALSKLAKTLNAVKLMAFSVGCTRFVISSDPETARDILNNSAFADRPVKESAYELLFHRAMGFAPYGDYWRDLRRISATHLFSPKRIAGFEGLRREIGIKMGEEIKCSMESKGEVFIRRVLHLGSLSSVMATVFGKRYDFENPGLEGLQLEELVSEGYELLGIFNWSDHFPLLGLLDFQGVRKRCRILASKVNVFVSNIIEEHALKRVNGGLEDDGNKVGDFVDVLLDLEKHEKLNNSDMIAVLWEMIFRGTDTVAILLEWILARIVLHPEIQAKAQAEIDAVVEGSKQVSDSDIHNMPYLQAIVKETLRVHPPGPLLSWARLAIHDVHVGDLLVPAGTTAMVNMWAITHNEDVWEDAVKFRPERFMEEEVSVMGSDLRVAPFGSGRRVCPGKAMGLATVHLWLVQLLQGFKWVPCEDGEVDLTEHLKLSMEMKKPLVCKAIPRPC; this comes from the exons ATGTCCCTGGAACTTGGTTTTCTGGCGCTTCGATCTCCTTTGTTGAGCTTCGAAGCATTTCTCTGGGCTGTTCTTTTGGTGGGAACCGTTGCCTTTTGGTTTTCTCCTGGGGGGATTGCATGGGCTCGCTTCAGGTCTAAGGCCAGTTTTGCAATCCCTGGTCCTCTGGGCTTCCCATTCCTCGGCTTGCTCACTGTATTCACTGGCTCCACCCCTCATCGAGCCCTGTCTAAACTGGCTAAAACCCTTAACGCAGTGAAGTTGATGGCTTTCTCTGTGGGATGCACTCGGTTTGTCATTTCCAGTGACCCTGAAACTGCAAGGGATATTCTCAACAACTCAGCTTTTGCTGATAGGCCCGTGAAGGAGTCTGCCTACGAGCTTTTGTTTCACAGAGCAATGGGGTTTGCTCCGTATGGTGATTACTGGAGGGATTTGAGACGAATCTCAGCCACCCATTTATTCAGTCCCAAGAGGATCGCTGGCTTCGAAGGATTAAGGCGTGAGATTGGTATCAAAATGGGGGAGGAGATAAAGTGTTCGATGGAATCAAAAGGTGAGGTTTTCATAAGGAGGGTACTTCATTTGGGATCGTTGAGCTCAGTGATGGCAACCGTCTTTGGTAAAAGATACGACTTTGAGAACCCTGGATTAGAAGGGCTACAACTTGAGGAGCTAGTGAGTGAAGGGTACGAGTTGTTGGGGATATTCAATTGGAGCGATCATTTCCCTCTTCTTGGCTTGCTTGATTTCCAAGGAGTGAGGAAAAGATGTAGGATTTTGGCTTCGAAAGTTAATGTTTTTGTCAGTAATATCATCGAAGAACATGCATTAAAAAGGGTTAATGGTGGCTTGGAAGATGATGGCAATAAAGTTGGGGACTTCGTTGATGTATTGCTTGATTTAGAAAAACATGAAAAACTCAATAACTCTGATATGATTGCTGTTTTATGG GAGATGATCTTCAGGGGGACTGATACGGTGGCAATCTTGCTAGAATGGATCCTAGCGAGGATCGTTTTACACCCAGAAATCCAAGCCAAGGCTCAGGCCGAGATCGATGCTGTTGTTGAAGGATCCAAGCAGGTGTCAGATTCTGACATTCATAACATGCCTTACCTTCAAGCCATTGTGAAGGAGACTCTTCGGGTGCACCCACCGGGACCTCTTCTTTCATGGGCTCGCCTTGCAATCCACGACGTTCACGTTGGCGATCTTTTGGTTCCAGCAGGCACCACAGCAATGGTGAACATGTGGGCAATCACTCATAACGAAGACGTTTGGGAAGATGCTGTAAAATTCAGACCGGAGCGGTTCATGGAAGAAGAAGTGAGTGTTATGGGGTCTGATCTGAGGGTGGCTCCCTTTGGGTCAGGTAGGAGGGTGTGCCCGGGGAAAGCCATGGGTCTGGCGACGGTTCATCTATGGTTGGTTCAGTTACTTCAAGGATTCAAATGGGTTCCTTGTGAGGATGGAGAAGTGGACTTGACTGAACATTTGAAACTCTCCATGGAAATGAAGAAGCCTTTGGTTTGCAAGGCCATACCAAGGCCTTGTTGA
- the LOC107934771 gene encoding pre-mRNA-splicing factor ATP-dependent RNA helicase DEAH10, whose translation MPSMAESQQPNGNISFKHNRNNNNKPNFFARRQKILEHRKSLPIASVERRLVEVVQENDVLIIVGETGSGKTTQIPQYLFDSGFCHDGKTIGVTQPRRVAAVTVAKRVAEECGVELGQKVGYSIRFEDVTSSSTRIKYMTDGLLLREALLDPYLCRYSVIVIDEAHERTVHTDVLLGLLKRVQNVRSNYIKDQTSVGHKRASNGAILEKENADPCIGVLKQCQGRNLSPLKLIIMSASLDAHVFSKYFGGAKAVRVLGRQFPVGVFYTVNPQTDYLDSAIVTIFQIHSEEAPGDILVFLTGQEEIESVEKQIHENLQRLPEDKRNMKTVTIFSSLPSEQQMRVFAPAPAGFRKVILATNIAETSVTIPGIKYVVDPGVVKARSYDPVKGMESLIIVPTSKAQAIQRSGRAGREGPGKCFRLYPESEFEKLEDSTKPEIKRCNLSNVILQLKALGVDDIFGFDFIEKPSSAAIKKSLEELILLGALTDEFKLSDPVGRRMARLPLDPVYSKALILASQFKCLDEMLIAVAMLSVESIFYEPREKLDEARTAKKCFASSEGDHLTLINVYRTSIELLEKRKSEIGKDKAEKVMRKWCKENFINSRSLRHARDIHSQICRLVEQIGLCISSCGDDTIQFRRCLAAAFFLNAALKQPDGTYRALASGEVVQIHPTSVLFRTKADCIIFNEFVKTTNKYIRNITIIDGLWLTELAPHYYAKQE comes from the exons ATGCCATCAATGGCGGAATCCCAACAACCCAACGGCAACATCTCTTTTAAGCACAACCGAAATAATAACAACAAACCCAATTTCTTTGCCAG GAGACAAAAGATTTTAGAGCATCGGAAGTCGCTTCCTATTGCTTCAG TTGAGAGAAGACTTGTTGAGGTGGTTCAAGAGAATGATGTCTTAATCATTGTTGGAGAAACTGGAAGTGGGAAAACAACCC AGATACCTCAGTATTTATTTGATTCTGGGTTCTGCCATGATGGAAAAACTATTGGGGTAACGCAGCCGAGGCGTGTTGCTGCGGTCACAGTTGCGAAAAGGGTAGCTGAAGAATGTGGTGTTGAGTTGGGACAAAAAGTTGGGTATTCAATTAGGTTTGAGGATGTCACCTCAAGCTCAACAAGGATCAAGTACATGACTGATGGATTACTTCTTAG GGAGGCATTATTGGATCCGTATCTCTGTAGGTATTCAGTGATAGTTATTGATGAAGCTCATGAAAGAACTGTCCACACTGATGTATTGTTGGGTTTGCTTAAAAGGGTACAAAATGTGAGGTCCAACTATATAAAAGATCAAACTAGTGTTGGTCATAAGAGGGCAAGCAATGGTGCAATCTTGGAGAAAGAAAATGCTGATCCCTGCATTGGTGTTTTAAAGCAATGCCAGGGGAGGAATTTGTCACCTTTGAAATTGATCATCATGTCTGCCAGCTTGGATGCACATGTTTTCTCTAAATACTTTGGTGGTGCAAAAGCTGTTCGTGTTCTAGGACGACAATTTCCAGTTGGTGTATTCTATACCGTCAATCCCCAGACTGATTATCTGGATTCTGCTATTGTCACCATATTCCAG ATTCATTCGGAGGAGGCTCCTGGTGACATTCTTGTGTTTTTGACTGGGCAAGAAGAGATTGAATCGGTTGAAAAACAAATCCATGAGAATTTACAACGGTTACCTGAAGATAAGCGGAACATGAAAACAGTTACTATATTCTCATCCCTTCCTTCAGAACAACAAATGCGAGTTTTTGCACCTGCTCCTGCAGGGTTTCGTAAG GTTATACTAGCAACTAATATTGCTGAGACATCCGTGACAATACCTGGAATTAAGTATGTTGTAGATCCTGGAGTTGTAAAAGCTCGTTCTTATGATCCAGTCAAGGGGATGGAATCATTGATTATTGTTCCAACCTCAAAAGCACAAGCAATACAGAGAAG TGGACGTGCAGGGCGTGAAGGACCTGGGAAGTGTTTCCGTCTCTATCCTGAGAGCGAGTTTGAAAAGCTTGAGGATTCAACCAAGCCAGAGATTAAGCGCTGCAACCTCTCAAATGTCATTTTGCAGCTCAAGGCCCTGGGTGTCGATGATATATTTGGGTTTGACTTCATAGAGAAACCCTCAAG CGCAGCTATTAAAAAGTCATTGGAGGAGTTGATCTTGCTAGGTGCTTTAACTGATGAATTCAAACTGTCGGATCCAGTTGGTCGTCGAATGGCTCGGCTCCCATTAGATCCTGTTTATTCTAAAGCTCTCATCCTAGCTAGCCAATTCAAGTGCCTGGATGAAATGTTAATTGCTGTCGCAATGCTTTCAGTAGAATCTATTTTTTATGAGCCACGTGAGAAGTTGGATGAG GCAAGAACTGCAAAGAAATGCTTTGCAAGTTCCGAGGGAGACCATCTcactttgattaatgtttatcgAACGTCTATTGAGTTATTGGAGAAGAGAAAGTCTGAGATTGGCAAAGATAAGGCTGAAAAAGTTATGAGAAAGTGGTGCAAGGAAAACTTCATCAATAGCCGTTCTTTACGGCATGCTCGTGACATCCACAG TCAAATCTGCCGACTTGTTGAACAAATAGGCCTTTGCATTTCTTCTTGTGGAGACGACACAATTCAGTTCCGCAGATGCCTTGCTGCTGCTTTTTTCCTCAATGCAGCTTTGAAGCAACCTGACGGAACATACAG GGCTTTGGCAAGTGGTGAGGTGGTGCAGATCCATCCAACATCTGTGTTATTCCGAACAAAAGCGGACTGCATTATTTTCAACGAGTTTGTCAAAACTACTAATAAGTACATCCGCAATATAACAATAATTGATGGCCTTTGGTTGACAGAGTTAGCCCCCCACTATTATGCCAAGCAGGAGTAG